A window of the Scophthalmus maximus strain ysfricsl-2021 chromosome 8, ASM2237912v1, whole genome shotgun sequence genome harbors these coding sequences:
- the LOC118312847 gene encoding caskin-1-like isoform X2: MGKDQELLQAVKTEDLLTAQRLLQRPRPGKAKLLGAAKRVNVNIQDADGLSPLHHAALGGNKELIALLLEAQAAVDIKDNKGMRPLHYAAWQGKTEPMKMLLKSGSSVNGQSDEGQIPLHLSAQHGHYDGSEMLLQHQSNPCISDSAGKTPLDLACEFGRVGVVQLLLSSNMCAAMIEPKPSDPNGVSPLHLAAKNGHIEVIRLLIQAGIDINRQAESGTALHQAALCGKTEVVRLLLDSGISAGVRNTLSQTALDIVNQFTTTQASREIKQLLRDASAAMQVRALKDYCNNYDLTSLNIKAGDIITVLEQHSDGRWKGCIHDNRTGNDRVGYFPSNMVEVIKRAGSRSADLSPQGSPTLGHQSSTSEDIWVLRKPLAGGERSGSVGSLGSVRSLSSLQSSGNTHVLTTPAPSPHPAPTPGVNTHGLNAPGLHAQSEGVKLLATVLSQSVKAKEHLLEQSQSVEQSASSSSCTVHEPRPFERKAEEDDGKQAVVAWLGEFQLQFYTTHFLTAGYDLDTVSRMTPEDLTAIGVMKPGHRKKLTSEISKLPSTDWLPDHKPANLAEWLSHLGLSQYYQVLVQNGYENTDFISDISLEDLQEIGITKLGHQKKLMLGVRRLKDLQRGESGPEPPQSPSTPPSSPGGSTSSEPRREARKQRDGAPSPLTKPRPGLTHSQTPPQTPPQTPPHARAQQASPRARPRPSTQLAALDSSVPLLRLPSEEEERRRTHSLIGTESDSRYATVCRSSSARTDALNDVTVNRSHSSVTLRPRRKGRPPTPPKRSCSSITGGDGEGEEQGEGLLGLPNYRERRASDCGSLGSALRAQDSGLERSEGASGSVRSLAAMLETSMVGGAKTLPKNLGSSTNYLQVSPPVLRRQARLGSEEDDALSRRRTISGPEGIPGDQTDLLPRKPAQQRPEPRPRSTMVTSASEITDGTVTLRRKPRPPATDSEAPASEATAAVTVTTVSDTIRRRPRVSENAENVLQSNNQPDSPSSHTDSSRKNGGEVQHNGGVVLRQRPVSQVPDRTEPNRESCEWMEARKSLKPAVSPKPSTVTLRKTQGEPPVPTRRVPIPGPDNAEKAQSPEPKRVPPPVSPKPRGPPTAPKPGKSTVASTAMSPSPAATSPTPAPKPSSPLSAAPLPAPDTPSAPSLSPGLPLTSPSPAQSPCTPSSHPVKPPRSSIAGLSIDLLGGREAEEEEERRREEEERSREREHRRHKEQEEEERKRAEEESQRELETKPSRKEGASEEVESQAEGAVQEDGVQHRLEETSASLAAALQAVEHTIKEEDAQNDSISSKKTTVSILDDIGNMFDDLADQLDAMLD, from the exons ATGGGGAAGGACCAGGAGCTGCTCCAGGCCGTGAAGACCGAGGACTTGCTGACAGCCCAGCGGCTTCTACAGAGACCACGGCCGGGGAAAGCCA AGCTCCTTGGAGCAGCAAAGAGGGTGAATGTCAACATCCAGGATGCAGATGG gcTGTCACCGCTGCACCATGCTGCTCTGGGTGGTAACAAGGAGCTGATCgccctgctgctggaggcccaGGCTGCAGTGGATATTAAAGACAACAAAG GGATGCGTCCTCTGCATTACGCTGCATGGCAGGGGAAGACTGAACCAATGAAAATGCTGCTGAAATCGGGGTCATCAGTCAACGGACAGTCAGATGAAGGACAGATCCCTCTCCACCTATCAGCTCAGCATGGACACTATGATGGG tcgGAGATGTTGCTGCAACACCAGTCCAACCCGTGTATCTCAGACTCAGCGGGGAAAACACCTTTGGACCTCGCCTGTGAATTTGGACGTGTCGGA GTGGTCCAGCTCCTGCTTAGCAGTAACATGTGTGCAGCCATGATCGAACCAAAACCCTCCGACCCCAACGGAGTGTCACCTCTGCATCTCGCTGCCAAGAACGGACACATCGAAGTCATACG ATTGCTGATTCAGGCTGGTATAGACATCAACAGACAGGCCGAGTCTGGCACAGCTCTACATCAGGCTGCCCTCTGTGGGAAGACAGAGGTAGTACGCCTGCTGCTGGAC AGTGGCATCAGTGCGGGAGTGAGAAACACTCTGAGTCAAACTGCCCTGGACATTGTTAACCAGTTCACCACCACGCAGGCCAGCCGGGAGATCAAGCAGCTACTCAGAG ATGCTTCCGCTGCGATGCAAGTGCGAGCGCTGAAGGATTACTGCAACAACTACGACCTGACCAGCCTCAACATCAAAGCTGGAGACATTATCACG GTTTTGGAGCAGCACTCTGACGGTCGATGGAAGGGCTGTATTCACGACAACCGCACAGGAAATGACCGCGTTGGCTACTTTCCCTCCAATATGGTGGAAGTCATCAAGAGGGCAG GTTCGCGGTCTGCAGACCTGAGTCCTCAAGGCTCCCCAACCCTGGGACATCAGAGCAGCACCAGCGAGGATATCTGGGTGTTACGCAAACCACTGGCAG GTGGTGAGCGCAGTGGCAGTGTGGGCAGTCTCGGCAGTGTGCGGTCCTTGAGCAGCTTGCAGAGCTCTGGAAACACACATGTTCTAACTACCCCTGCACCCAGTCCACACCCGGCGCCCACGCCAGGAGTCAACACACATGGCCTTAACGCTCCAGGCCTGCACGCACAGTCTGAAGGAGTCAAG CTCCTGGCCACCGTGCTTTCCCAGTCGGTTAAAGCCAAGGAGCACCTCCTGGAGCAGTCGCAGTCTGTTGAGCAGTCAGCGA GCTCTTCCAGTTGCACAGTTCACGAACCGCGGCCGTTTGAGCGGAAggcagaggaggatgatgggaaa CAGGCAGTAGTGGCGTGGCTGGGTGAGTTTCAGCTGCAGTTCTACACCACCCACTTCCTCACCGCGGGATATGATCTAGACACCGTTAGCCGCATGACCCCCGAG GACCTGACGGCGATCGGGGTCATGAAGCCTGGACATCGAAAAAAGTTGACATCAGAGATCAGCAAGCTGCCGTCCACAGACTGGCTGCCAGACCATAAGCCT GCCAATCTGGCAGAATGGCTGTCTCACCTGGGTCTTAGTCAGTACTACCAGGTTCTGGTGCAGAACGGGTACGAAAACACTGACTTCATCTCTGACATCAGCCTTGAGGACCTGCAAGAGATTGGCATCACTAAGCTCG GCCATCAGAAGAAACTGATGTTAGGCGTGAGGAGACTGAAGGACCTACAGAGGGGAGAAAGTGGTCCTGAGCCTCCTCAGAGCCCCTCCACGCCTCCATCCAGCCCGGGTGGGAGCACCAGCTCAGAGCCTCGGAGGGAGGCGAGGAAGCAGAGGGACGGTGCCCCCAGCCCACTGACCAAACCTCGCCCAGgtctcacacattcacagacccCTCCCCAAACCCCACCGCAGACCCCCCCACATGCCAGGGCCCAGCAGGCCTCCCCCAGGGCTCGGCCGCGCCCCTCGACCCAGTTGGCGGCGCTAGATTCGTCAGTGCCGCTGCTGCGGCTGCCcagcgaggaggaagagcggcGGCGAACTCACAGTCTTATTGGCACAGAATCAGACTCTAGATACGCAACCGTGTGCCGCAGCAGCTCCGCACGTACCGATGCCCTTAATGACGTCACGGTTAACCGCAGCCATTCGTCTGTCACCCTCCGTCCCCGTCGGAAAGGTCGGCCCCCAACACCACCTAAACGCTCCTGTTCTTCTATCACAGGAGGtgatggggagggagaggaacagGGTGAGGGACTACTGGGGCTGCCAAACTATCGAGAGCGGCGGGCCAGTGACTGCGGCAGCCTGGGATCAGCTTTAAGAGCTCAGGACTCAGGCCTGGAGAGATCAGAGGGGGCGTCTGGGAGTGTTCGCAGCCTTGCTGCGATGCTGGAAACATCCATGGTAGGTGGAGCCAAAACCCTGCCAAAGAATCTGGGAAGCAGCACCAACTACCTACAG GTGAGTCCACCCGTACTTCGTCGCCAGGCACGTCTTGGGTCTGAGGAGGATGATGCCCTGAGTCGGCGCAGGACAATCAGTGGACCCGAAGGCATCCCTGGTGATCAGACTGACCTGTTACCTCGGAAACCAGCCCAGCAGCGTCCAGAGCCCAGGCCCCGCTCCACCATGGTCACCTCAGCATCAGAGATCACAGACGGCACGGTGACACTCCGGAGAAAGCCGCGTCCCCCGGCAACAGACTCTGAAGCACCAGCATCGGAGGCTACCGCTGCTGTTACCGTGACAACCGTCTCCGACACCATACGCAGGAGACCGCGCGTGTCCGAGAACGCCGAAAATGTCCTTCAAAGCAATAACCAACCGGACTCTCCGAGCAGTCACACGGATAGTAGCCGGAAAAATGGAGGTGAGGTGCAGCACAACGGCGGCGTGGTCCTGAGGCAGAGGCCCGTGTCTCAAGTGCCTGACAGGACGGAGCCCAAcagagagagctgtgagtggATGGAGGCCCGGAAGTCTCTAAAGCCAGCAGTGTCACCCAAACCCTCAACTGTCACCCTGAGAAAGACACAAGGGGAACCTCCAGTACCAACCCGCAGAGTCCCCATACCCGGGCCTGATAATGCTGAGAAGGCACAGAGCCCCg AGCCCAAGCGTGTCCCTCCTCCTGTATCTCCAAAACCCCGCGGTCCTCCGACAGCACCCAAACCAGGCAAGTCAACGGTAGCTTCGACAGCCATGAGCCCGAGCCCCGCTGCCACCAGTCCCACCCCGGCCCCCAAACCCTCCTCTCCGCTTTCTGCCGCCCCGCTTCCGGCTCCCGACaccccctctgctccctccctctccccgggACTGCCTCTCACATCCCCATCTCCGGCCCAGAGTCCCTGCACCCCGTCATCGCACCCTGTCAAACCTCCCCGCTCCTCCATCGCCGGTCTCTCCATCGACTTGCTGGGGGGAcgcgaggcggaggaggaagaggagaggaggagggaggaagaagagaggagtagagagagggagcacaGGAGGcacaaagagcaggaggaggaggagaggaagagagcagaggaagagagtcaGAGGGAGCTGGAGACCAAGCCCTCAAGGAAAGAAGGAGCTagtgaggaggtggagagtCAAGCAGAGGGAGCAGTGCAGGAGGACGGTGTGCAGCATCGCTTGGAGGAGACCAGTGCCTCcttggctgcagctctgcaggcTGTGGAGCATACAATCAAAGAGGAGGATGCACAAAATGA
- the LOC118312847 gene encoding caskin-1-like isoform X1: MGKDQELLQAVKTEDLLTAQRLLQRPRPGKAKLLGAAKRVNVNIQDADGLSPLHHAALGGNKELIALLLEAQAAVDIKDNKGMRPLHYAAWQGKTEPMKMLLKSGSSVNGQSDEGQIPLHLSAQHGHYDGSEMLLQHQSNPCISDSAGKTPLDLACEFGRVGVVQLLLSSNMCAAMIEPKPSDPNGVSPLHLAAKNGHIEVIRLLIQAGIDINRQAESGTALHQAALCGKTEVVRLLLDSGISAGVRNTLSQTALDIVNQFTTTQASREIKQLLRDASAAMQVRALKDYCNNYDLTSLNIKAGDIITVLEQHSDGRWKGCIHDNRTGNDRVGYFPSNMVEVIKRAGSRSADLSPQGSPTLGHQSSTSEDIWVLRKPLAGGERSGSVGSLGSVRSLSSLQSSGNTHVLTTPAPSPHPAPTPGVNTHGLNAPGLHAQSEGVKLLATVLSQSVKAKEHLLEQSQSVEQSASSSSCTVHEPRPFERKAEEDDGKKQAVVAWLGEFQLQFYTTHFLTAGYDLDTVSRMTPEDLTAIGVMKPGHRKKLTSEISKLPSTDWLPDHKPANLAEWLSHLGLSQYYQVLVQNGYENTDFISDISLEDLQEIGITKLGHQKKLMLGVRRLKDLQRGESGPEPPQSPSTPPSSPGGSTSSEPRREARKQRDGAPSPLTKPRPGLTHSQTPPQTPPQTPPHARAQQASPRARPRPSTQLAALDSSVPLLRLPSEEEERRRTHSLIGTESDSRYATVCRSSSARTDALNDVTVNRSHSSVTLRPRRKGRPPTPPKRSCSSITGGDGEGEEQGEGLLGLPNYRERRASDCGSLGSALRAQDSGLERSEGASGSVRSLAAMLETSMVGGAKTLPKNLGSSTNYLQVSPPVLRRQARLGSEEDDALSRRRTISGPEGIPGDQTDLLPRKPAQQRPEPRPRSTMVTSASEITDGTVTLRRKPRPPATDSEAPASEATAAVTVTTVSDTIRRRPRVSENAENVLQSNNQPDSPSSHTDSSRKNGGEVQHNGGVVLRQRPVSQVPDRTEPNRESCEWMEARKSLKPAVSPKPSTVTLRKTQGEPPVPTRRVPIPGPDNAEKAQSPEPKRVPPPVSPKPRGPPTAPKPGKSTVASTAMSPSPAATSPTPAPKPSSPLSAAPLPAPDTPSAPSLSPGLPLTSPSPAQSPCTPSSHPVKPPRSSIAGLSIDLLGGREAEEEEERRREEEERSREREHRRHKEQEEEERKRAEEESQRELETKPSRKEGASEEVESQAEGAVQEDGVQHRLEETSASLAAALQAVEHTIKEEDAQNDSISSKKTTVSILDDIGNMFDDLADQLDAMLD, translated from the exons ATGGGGAAGGACCAGGAGCTGCTCCAGGCCGTGAAGACCGAGGACTTGCTGACAGCCCAGCGGCTTCTACAGAGACCACGGCCGGGGAAAGCCA AGCTCCTTGGAGCAGCAAAGAGGGTGAATGTCAACATCCAGGATGCAGATGG gcTGTCACCGCTGCACCATGCTGCTCTGGGTGGTAACAAGGAGCTGATCgccctgctgctggaggcccaGGCTGCAGTGGATATTAAAGACAACAAAG GGATGCGTCCTCTGCATTACGCTGCATGGCAGGGGAAGACTGAACCAATGAAAATGCTGCTGAAATCGGGGTCATCAGTCAACGGACAGTCAGATGAAGGACAGATCCCTCTCCACCTATCAGCTCAGCATGGACACTATGATGGG tcgGAGATGTTGCTGCAACACCAGTCCAACCCGTGTATCTCAGACTCAGCGGGGAAAACACCTTTGGACCTCGCCTGTGAATTTGGACGTGTCGGA GTGGTCCAGCTCCTGCTTAGCAGTAACATGTGTGCAGCCATGATCGAACCAAAACCCTCCGACCCCAACGGAGTGTCACCTCTGCATCTCGCTGCCAAGAACGGACACATCGAAGTCATACG ATTGCTGATTCAGGCTGGTATAGACATCAACAGACAGGCCGAGTCTGGCACAGCTCTACATCAGGCTGCCCTCTGTGGGAAGACAGAGGTAGTACGCCTGCTGCTGGAC AGTGGCATCAGTGCGGGAGTGAGAAACACTCTGAGTCAAACTGCCCTGGACATTGTTAACCAGTTCACCACCACGCAGGCCAGCCGGGAGATCAAGCAGCTACTCAGAG ATGCTTCCGCTGCGATGCAAGTGCGAGCGCTGAAGGATTACTGCAACAACTACGACCTGACCAGCCTCAACATCAAAGCTGGAGACATTATCACG GTTTTGGAGCAGCACTCTGACGGTCGATGGAAGGGCTGTATTCACGACAACCGCACAGGAAATGACCGCGTTGGCTACTTTCCCTCCAATATGGTGGAAGTCATCAAGAGGGCAG GTTCGCGGTCTGCAGACCTGAGTCCTCAAGGCTCCCCAACCCTGGGACATCAGAGCAGCACCAGCGAGGATATCTGGGTGTTACGCAAACCACTGGCAG GTGGTGAGCGCAGTGGCAGTGTGGGCAGTCTCGGCAGTGTGCGGTCCTTGAGCAGCTTGCAGAGCTCTGGAAACACACATGTTCTAACTACCCCTGCACCCAGTCCACACCCGGCGCCCACGCCAGGAGTCAACACACATGGCCTTAACGCTCCAGGCCTGCACGCACAGTCTGAAGGAGTCAAG CTCCTGGCCACCGTGCTTTCCCAGTCGGTTAAAGCCAAGGAGCACCTCCTGGAGCAGTCGCAGTCTGTTGAGCAGTCAGCGA GCTCTTCCAGTTGCACAGTTCACGAACCGCGGCCGTTTGAGCGGAAggcagaggaggatgatgggaaa AAGCAGGCAGTAGTGGCGTGGCTGGGTGAGTTTCAGCTGCAGTTCTACACCACCCACTTCCTCACCGCGGGATATGATCTAGACACCGTTAGCCGCATGACCCCCGAG GACCTGACGGCGATCGGGGTCATGAAGCCTGGACATCGAAAAAAGTTGACATCAGAGATCAGCAAGCTGCCGTCCACAGACTGGCTGCCAGACCATAAGCCT GCCAATCTGGCAGAATGGCTGTCTCACCTGGGTCTTAGTCAGTACTACCAGGTTCTGGTGCAGAACGGGTACGAAAACACTGACTTCATCTCTGACATCAGCCTTGAGGACCTGCAAGAGATTGGCATCACTAAGCTCG GCCATCAGAAGAAACTGATGTTAGGCGTGAGGAGACTGAAGGACCTACAGAGGGGAGAAAGTGGTCCTGAGCCTCCTCAGAGCCCCTCCACGCCTCCATCCAGCCCGGGTGGGAGCACCAGCTCAGAGCCTCGGAGGGAGGCGAGGAAGCAGAGGGACGGTGCCCCCAGCCCACTGACCAAACCTCGCCCAGgtctcacacattcacagacccCTCCCCAAACCCCACCGCAGACCCCCCCACATGCCAGGGCCCAGCAGGCCTCCCCCAGGGCTCGGCCGCGCCCCTCGACCCAGTTGGCGGCGCTAGATTCGTCAGTGCCGCTGCTGCGGCTGCCcagcgaggaggaagagcggcGGCGAACTCACAGTCTTATTGGCACAGAATCAGACTCTAGATACGCAACCGTGTGCCGCAGCAGCTCCGCACGTACCGATGCCCTTAATGACGTCACGGTTAACCGCAGCCATTCGTCTGTCACCCTCCGTCCCCGTCGGAAAGGTCGGCCCCCAACACCACCTAAACGCTCCTGTTCTTCTATCACAGGAGGtgatggggagggagaggaacagGGTGAGGGACTACTGGGGCTGCCAAACTATCGAGAGCGGCGGGCCAGTGACTGCGGCAGCCTGGGATCAGCTTTAAGAGCTCAGGACTCAGGCCTGGAGAGATCAGAGGGGGCGTCTGGGAGTGTTCGCAGCCTTGCTGCGATGCTGGAAACATCCATGGTAGGTGGAGCCAAAACCCTGCCAAAGAATCTGGGAAGCAGCACCAACTACCTACAG GTGAGTCCACCCGTACTTCGTCGCCAGGCACGTCTTGGGTCTGAGGAGGATGATGCCCTGAGTCGGCGCAGGACAATCAGTGGACCCGAAGGCATCCCTGGTGATCAGACTGACCTGTTACCTCGGAAACCAGCCCAGCAGCGTCCAGAGCCCAGGCCCCGCTCCACCATGGTCACCTCAGCATCAGAGATCACAGACGGCACGGTGACACTCCGGAGAAAGCCGCGTCCCCCGGCAACAGACTCTGAAGCACCAGCATCGGAGGCTACCGCTGCTGTTACCGTGACAACCGTCTCCGACACCATACGCAGGAGACCGCGCGTGTCCGAGAACGCCGAAAATGTCCTTCAAAGCAATAACCAACCGGACTCTCCGAGCAGTCACACGGATAGTAGCCGGAAAAATGGAGGTGAGGTGCAGCACAACGGCGGCGTGGTCCTGAGGCAGAGGCCCGTGTCTCAAGTGCCTGACAGGACGGAGCCCAAcagagagagctgtgagtggATGGAGGCCCGGAAGTCTCTAAAGCCAGCAGTGTCACCCAAACCCTCAACTGTCACCCTGAGAAAGACACAAGGGGAACCTCCAGTACCAACCCGCAGAGTCCCCATACCCGGGCCTGATAATGCTGAGAAGGCACAGAGCCCCg AGCCCAAGCGTGTCCCTCCTCCTGTATCTCCAAAACCCCGCGGTCCTCCGACAGCACCCAAACCAGGCAAGTCAACGGTAGCTTCGACAGCCATGAGCCCGAGCCCCGCTGCCACCAGTCCCACCCCGGCCCCCAAACCCTCCTCTCCGCTTTCTGCCGCCCCGCTTCCGGCTCCCGACaccccctctgctccctccctctccccgggACTGCCTCTCACATCCCCATCTCCGGCCCAGAGTCCCTGCACCCCGTCATCGCACCCTGTCAAACCTCCCCGCTCCTCCATCGCCGGTCTCTCCATCGACTTGCTGGGGGGAcgcgaggcggaggaggaagaggagaggaggagggaggaagaagagaggagtagagagagggagcacaGGAGGcacaaagagcaggaggaggaggagaggaagagagcagaggaagagagtcaGAGGGAGCTGGAGACCAAGCCCTCAAGGAAAGAAGGAGCTagtgaggaggtggagagtCAAGCAGAGGGAGCAGTGCAGGAGGACGGTGTGCAGCATCGCTTGGAGGAGACCAGTGCCTCcttggctgcagctctgcaggcTGTGGAGCATACAATCAAAGAGGAGGATGCACAAAATGA